One window of the Oncorhynchus gorbuscha isolate QuinsamMale2020 ecotype Even-year linkage group LG17, OgorEven_v1.0, whole genome shotgun sequence genome contains the following:
- the selenon gene encoding selenoprotein N translates to MAADVDKRIPEDKKACLGEDERLDKYQGGERLAPGRSKRSWIIGAMSTLLMFIIVPLLAFGYTYYQDSQLLKRHEVALKALGTEGLFLFSSLDTNHDLYLSPEEFKLVAEKLTGISPPTDFEEEVTHDPNGETLTLEAKMQPLQLDTMTKSKDGFLGVTHSSLSGLRSWQSPAVPSMSFSASQFRAFLPPKNKGEVGDTWWVIQSELNIFTGYLPNNRYHPPATRGKEVLIHSLLSMFHPRPFIKSRFAPQGTVACIRAASDFYLDIVFRIHAEFQLNDVPDFPFWFTPGQFTGNIILSRDSSHVRQFTLYVPNDRTLNVDMEWLYGATENSNMEVDIGYLPQMELQAAGPSTPSFIQDEEGNIIDSRGGGSDPIQFVFEDIHWTSEISREEAARRLEVTFYPFKKVSYLPFSEAFQRAQEESKLVHSILLWGALDDQSCUGSGRTLRETVLESSPVLALLNQSFVSSWSLVKELEDMQANKQNPVESQRARLHLENYNFPVEMMVALPNGTIVHHINANYFLDQTSMKPEEEAATFSFSGGFEDPSTATYINFLKEGLEKAKEHLAQ, encoded by the exons ATGGCCGCGGACGTGGATAAAAGAATCCCGGAGGACAAGAAAGCTTGTTTGGGGGAGGATGAGCGTCTGGACAAATATCAAGGCGGTGAACGACTGGCGCCTGGCAGGTCCAAGCGATCTTGGATCATTGGAGCAATGTCAACATTGCTTATGTTCATTATTGTTCCCCTTCTTGCCTTTGGTTACACATATTATCAGGACTCACAGCTACTTAAACGTCAT GAAGTGGCCTTGAAAGCACTGGGCACCGAGggcctctttctcttctcctccttggACACAAACCATGACCTGTACCTTAGTCCTGAGGAGTTCAAACTCGTCGCAGAGAAACTCACAG GGATCTCACCTCCAACAGATTTTGAGGAGGAAGTGACCCATGACCCCAATGGAGAGACCCTAACCCTGGAGGCCAAGATGCAGCCTCTGCAGCTTGACACAATGACGAAGAGCAAGGACGGCTTCCTCGGG GTTACTCATAGTTCCCTGAGTGGGCTGCGTTCCTGGCAGAGTCCTGCTGTGCCCTCCATGTCCTTCTCTGCCAGCCAGTTCAGGGCCTTCCTGCCCCCCAAAAACAAAGGGGAAGTGGGGGACACCTGGTGGGTCATTCAGAGTGAGCTCAACATCTTCACTGGGTACCTGCCAAACAATCGCTACCACCCTCCTGCAACACGAGGAAAAGAG GTTCTCATTCACTCCCTGCTAAGTATGTTCCATCCACGGCCCTTCATCAAGTCTCGTTTTGCCCCTCAGGGAACAGTGGCCTGCATCCGAGCCGCTAGTGACTTTTATCTAGACATTGTCTTCAG GATCCATGCAGAGTTTCAGCTCAATGATGTCCCAGACTTCCCCTTCTGGTTCACCCCGGGCCAGTTCACTGGCAACATCATCCTCTCCCGGGACTCCTCCCACGTCCGACAGTTCACCCTCTACGTCCCCAACGACAG GACTCTGAATGTGGACATGGAGTGGCTCTATGGAGCCACTGAGAACAGTAATATGGAGGTGGACATTGGATACCTGCCACAG ATGGAGCTGCAGGCCGCTGGTCCATCCACTCCCTCCTTCATCCAGGATGAGGAGGGGAATATTATCGATAGCCGAGGTGGAGGCAGCGACCCTATCCAGTTTGTCTTCGAGGACATACACTGGACGTCTGAGATCAGCCGCGAGGAGGCTGCTCGCCGCCTCGAGGTCACCTTCTACCCCTTCAAGAAG GTGTCATACCTGCCCTTCTCGGAGGCCTTTCAGCGAGCGCAGGAAGAGAGCAAGCTGGTgcactccatcctcctctggggGGCACTAGATGACCAATCCTGCTGAG GTTCGGGGCGGACTCTCCGGGAGACAGTCCTGGAAAGTTCGCCCGTCCTGGCCCTGCTCAACCAGAGCTTCGTCAGCAGCTGGTCCCTGGTCAAAGAGCTGGAGGACATGCAG GCTAACAAGCAGAACCCGGTTGAGAGTCAGAGGGCCCGCCTACACCTGGAGAATTACAACTTTCCAGTAGAAATGATGGTGGCGCTGCCCAACGGCACTATT GTTCACCACATCAATGCTAACTACTTCCTGGACCAGACGTCCATGAAGCCGGAGGAGGAAGCTGCCACATTTAGCTTCTCTGGGGGGTTCGAGGACCCATCCACTGCTACGTACATCAACTTCCTCAAAGAGGGTCTGGAGAAAGCAAAGGAGCACCTGGCACAGTAA